In Sphingobacterium sp. lm-10, one DNA window encodes the following:
- a CDS encoding PLP-dependent aminotransferase family protein, with protein MTSPANISILTTLSIDRSATKDLYLQIVEQLANAIQRGLLREGSKLPGSRSLSVLLKVHRQTVVAAFQELESQGWVQTYPNRGVFVLSSQLADPARLQPEQIASPKQHYPSRVGFTFKKSNILDNPWTNTISDFTMDDGVPDIRLTQINQLSTFYSANLKRKSNRKKLERYTSEGSEYFKEQLCTYLHQSRGLRITEQNILVTRSTEMSLYIISKVMLSPGDIVVVGSLSYFATNMILQESGASMQTVPVDDNGLDTDSIRALCRKKQIRMVYVTSHHHYPTTVTLSAQRRVELLALAREFGFAIVEDDYDYEFRYDQQPILPMASADTDGMVIYLGSFGKTLAPGFRTGFTVAPDDIIMEMRKYLGIIDRQGDITMELALGEMIAEGEINRYAKKSLKMYEQRRAHLVNLLQNNFPQHVQFESPRGGLAVWTIWNRTINLSQLATHCEKLGLHIPRNLLYQHKDMAGMRIGFGRMDEGEMSACIDRMQSALHEMDRT; from the coding sequence ATGACTAGTCCGGCTAATATTTCAATCCTCACTACCCTGTCCATTGACAGATCTGCTACAAAAGATCTCTACCTGCAAATCGTAGAGCAGCTCGCTAATGCGATCCAGCGTGGCCTTCTTCGTGAAGGCAGTAAGCTTCCTGGATCACGTAGCCTGAGCGTGCTATTAAAGGTGCATCGGCAAACAGTAGTGGCTGCTTTTCAGGAGCTGGAATCACAGGGCTGGGTACAGACTTATCCAAATCGAGGCGTTTTTGTTCTGAGCAGTCAATTGGCAGACCCTGCTCGGCTACAGCCAGAACAGATAGCGTCTCCAAAACAACACTATCCATCGCGGGTTGGATTTACATTCAAAAAGTCCAACATCCTAGATAATCCCTGGACAAACACCATTAGTGATTTTACGATGGATGATGGTGTTCCAGACATTCGGCTCACGCAAATCAATCAGCTGTCTACCTTCTATTCAGCGAATCTGAAACGGAAAAGCAATAGGAAGAAGCTCGAAAGATATACTAGTGAAGGGAGCGAGTATTTCAAGGAGCAATTGTGCACGTACCTTCATCAGTCCCGCGGATTGCGCATCACCGAGCAAAATATTCTGGTTACCCGAAGCACCGAAATGAGCTTGTACATTATATCCAAAGTAATGCTTTCTCCCGGCGACATCGTCGTGGTGGGATCATTGAGCTACTTTGCGACAAATATGATTTTGCAGGAATCGGGAGCCAGCATGCAAACCGTTCCTGTTGATGACAATGGCTTAGATACGGATAGCATTCGAGCGTTGTGCCGCAAAAAGCAGATTCGTATGGTGTATGTAACTTCTCACCATCATTATCCTACAACGGTCACTTTAAGTGCACAACGCAGAGTAGAGTTATTAGCATTAGCTCGCGAGTTTGGTTTTGCCATCGTGGAAGATGATTATGATTACGAATTTCGGTACGACCAACAACCTATTTTGCCCATGGCTAGTGCCGATACCGATGGCATGGTAATCTATCTTGGTTCATTTGGAAAAACCCTTGCCCCTGGTTTCCGCACCGGGTTTACGGTAGCGCCCGACGACATTATCATGGAGATGCGCAAATACTTGGGCATCATTGATCGGCAAGGCGACATTACGATGGAGCTGGCATTGGGTGAAATGATCGCTGAAGGCGAAATCAATCGATACGCCAAGAAATCATTGAAAATGTATGAGCAAAGACGCGCGCATCTGGTAAATTTACTTCAGAACAATTTTCCACAGCACGTACAATTCGAATCGCCCCGCGGTGGCCTCGCTGTGTGGACCATCTGGAACCGAACCATCAATCTATCTCAACTAGCGACCCATTGTGAAAAGTTGGGCTTGCATATTCCAAGAAATCTATTGTACCAACATAAAGATATGGCGGGCATGCGCATCGGATTTGGACGAATGGACGAAGGAGAAATGAGTGCTTGTATTGACAGAATGCAATCTGCCTTACACGAAATGGATCGGACGTAA
- a CDS encoding MFS transporter, with protein sequence MLKKSLISLAFGSFAIGMTEFTIMGILQDIALDQNISIPSAAHLIAIYALGVVVGAPTLVLFTSKYQPKNVLLFLMLLFVLFNSLFAVMPDYNSLMITRFLSGLPHGAFFGVGSVVATQLATKGKEAQAISIMFTGMTLANLFGVPLGTYIGHHYSWRWTYGIISLCGLATIATVFFWLPKVANYQAQNMYKQLKYFTTKEAWILIAMISIGTGGLFAWMSYISPLMTKVAQLPESHVSYIMALVGLGMVVGNFLGGRLSDSIGSVRASIVCFSSMAVCLLLVYFTIHIEHLAYFLAFLTGMISFTIGSPLQITLINSARGAETLAAAGGQAAFNMGNTLGAYLGGIPITFGLAFNSPLLVGIGMATIGALIAFYYKLLSNKTSLPETADA encoded by the coding sequence ATGCTTAAAAAAAGTTTGATATCACTGGCTTTCGGATCATTTGCGATCGGAATGACAGAATTTACCATTATGGGCATCCTACAGGATATCGCCTTGGATCAGAATATTAGTATCCCCAGCGCAGCGCACCTTATCGCTATCTACGCATTAGGAGTAGTCGTTGGAGCGCCTACGCTAGTATTGTTTACCAGCAAATACCAACCGAAGAACGTCCTCTTGTTTTTGATGCTTCTTTTTGTGTTATTCAATAGCTTGTTTGCGGTGATGCCGGATTATAATTCATTGATGATTACGCGCTTTTTATCAGGCTTGCCACATGGCGCCTTTTTCGGTGTTGGCTCGGTAGTCGCTACACAGTTGGCCACCAAAGGCAAAGAAGCTCAGGCAATCTCCATCATGTTTACCGGCATGACGCTGGCCAATTTATTTGGTGTGCCACTGGGCACCTATATCGGCCACCATTACTCTTGGCGCTGGACGTATGGCATCATTAGCCTTTGCGGACTTGCTACGATTGCTACAGTGTTTTTTTGGCTCCCTAAAGTCGCTAATTATCAAGCGCAAAACATGTACAAGCAGCTTAAATACTTCACCACCAAAGAGGCCTGGATTCTAATCGCGATGATCTCTATTGGTACAGGAGGTCTATTTGCTTGGATGTCTTATATTTCACCGTTGATGACTAAAGTAGCACAATTACCTGAATCACATGTGAGTTACATCATGGCATTGGTGGGCTTGGGTATGGTGGTTGGTAATTTTCTGGGTGGGCGCCTTTCGGACAGCATAGGATCAGTGCGTGCTTCTATTGTCTGTTTCTCCTCGATGGCGGTGTGTTTACTCCTGGTGTATTTCACCATCCACATTGAACATTTGGCTTACTTTTTGGCTTTCCTAACCGGAATGATCTCGTTTACGATCGGATCTCCGCTACAGATCACGCTGATCAACTCAGCACGTGGTGCGGAAACCTTGGCAGCAGCCGGCGGACAAGCGGCATTTAATATGGGGAATACCTTGGGGGCATATTTGGGCGGTATTCCAATTACCTTCGGATTGGCCTTTAATTCTCCGTTATTAGTCGGTATTGGAATGGCTACTATTGGCGCGTTGATTGCCTTCTATTACAAATTGTTGAGCAATAAGACTAGTCTGCCAGAGACCGCGGACGCTTAA